In Paramormyrops kingsleyae isolate MSU_618 chromosome 5, PKINGS_0.4, whole genome shotgun sequence, one DNA window encodes the following:
- the LOC111860577 gene encoding Ig heavy chain Mem5-like yields the protein MLGRTSHKSRHQSSNTLHCQAYRQHETLPSLHMNPLRSCLTIFTRGRHHLSDGHTTLPTLTWHYFDYWGKGTKVTVGAKLPSSIYPLHQCGSADSRGDISLGCIASGFSPLDALSFNWSDSNGNVLPDFHQYSPVMVSGSTMMVSHITVKAADWNSQKSYTCAAHHQTLGPGKSETLQKPGIVILYKLSSFSTLGI from the exons ATGTTGGGTCGCACCAGCCACAAATCACGGCACCAAAGCTCCAACACCCTCCACTGCCAGGCCTACCGACAACACGAAACCCTACCTTCCCTGCACATGAACCCCCTCCGCTCTTGCctcaccatcttcacccgcggCCGACATCATCTCAGCGACGGGCACACCACGCTCCCCACATTGACCTGGCA TTACTTCGACTACTGGGGAAAAGGCACCAAAGTCACTGTCG GTGCTAAGCTGCCATCTTCCATTTACCCCCTTCACCAATGTGGGTCTGCAGACTCTCGTGGTGACATCAGCCTCGGATGCATTGCCAGCGGTTTTTCACCCCTGGATGCCTTGAGCTTTAATTGGAGTGACAGTAACGGTAACGTGCTGCCTGACTTCCATCAATACTCACCGGTCATGGTCAGTGGAAGCACCATGATGGTCAGTCACATCACTGTCAAAGCGGCAGACTGGAACAGTCAGAAATCTTACACATGTGCTGCACATCACCAGACCCTTGGACCTGGGAAGTCAGAGACATTACAGAAGCCAGGTATTGTGATTTTGTACAAATTAAGTTCATTCAGCACTTTGGGGATTTAG